One Drosophila subpulchrella strain 33 F10 #4 breed RU33 chromosome 2R, RU_Dsub_v1.1 Primary Assembly, whole genome shotgun sequence genomic window, CTAATTTAATGTTAATACAAGTTTTTGAATCCGAATTCCATATATATGTTTCTTTTCCGATACTTACTTTGTGTTGTGTGAACTCTTGCAAacttatgtttttttttttaatcagaATAATGcgaattataataaaatttatttaataacagtcatttaaaaatttgctACATGTCAATATAACCCAACATAAATGTACGTAtgtaaaattaacattttattaaataaaggtGAAATTTGTGTTAGATCTGGCTAGAATTACTAGAATGAAATACTTACAAACATTTTACATCCTTTAAGAATACAATAATCCTTAAATTCTGATTTGTTTAAAAGCCATAGATCAAATCAGGCTGGGAATGTATACTTAAATTCTGATCCCTTGTTTTCCCGAGCAGCCCCGTTCTCACTTGGCTTTGTATCTTTTTGTAGACTTCCACCCAACCCCCCTGCTTGGCTCGCGTTGTTGGCATCCGATAATGTGGCAAGACCCCCCGGAGCCGCCGAAGCCcaagaaaaagaaaaccaaGACCCAGCTGGACGACGAGGGCAACGAGGTGGTCATTGAGCTCAGCGAGGACGAGTCGTCcgacgaggaggagcaggTGAACCACCCACACGATTGCATGCCAACAACCCCGCCATCGAAATTAACCTATTCCGTTTTCCGTTCTCCATTTTCCGCCGTGTTCTGCGTCCCCGTGTTGTGTCCCCGCGATCCAGGAGCTGCCCCACCATCGCATCATCCGGAACATCCGGCGCTTCTTCGCGGAGGTGGGCGACAACCAGGAGCTGCGCAGCAACACCATCGAGAACATGCTGATGGCCCTGCCCAGTGCCTCCAAGGCCAAGTGAGGAGCCGAGTTCCCAGCTTACCGTACCGGCTTAACCCCGCAGCCCTAACTCCGcactgaaaaataatataatttataaatggAGAATATTCAGAAGAGACGAGCTCCTCATTACATTGAATTTAACATTTGACATTTAACGCTAAGTAaaagtttcaaaataaatttcttaatattttaaaaatttattacaTCTTTGAATAAACCAACAAatacatttaacatttttagaaAGAGattataaccttttaaagGCTATCAGCAGCTGTAAATTAAAATCCAGAATACTAGATCGGGAAACCAAATGGCATATTACGGATTGAATGCTTAGGTTGTTTAGAAAGGATTAaacatttgattttattttcttataataatatttttttgagtaGTAAATCTGATTATTATTGTCAGCGGAGTTGGgataatttcaatttaaaacacACTCTATTAAAATCTTTAGATTGCATAAATGTTTTTAGATTTGTATAATCGTCCAATATCTCTGATACAAATATTCTTGACTTACATccctttttttctgtgcaCTCTTGTACATAATATCGAATATTTTGTGTCTGTGTTTGTTACTTTAATAAAATCGAAGTCCTCAAAAATGCAACTGCCCACTGATGGATTCCATTTAGGACGCATCCGAGCCAGCTCCATTGAGATGCGGCTTCTGGAGATGCAGCGAAAGCTGTCGGCCATAGCCGAAATACCGAGAATCCTGTGCTCCACCTTGGCCACCGTGTCGCAGAGCTTTGGCCGGATGAGTGATTCGGAGgtggacgaggacgaggaggcCTATGTGCAGCGAAAGTTCTCCTACGACGAGGATGCCCTTGACTTCGAGCTGAGGGATGGGGATCAGGCGGGTGACACTGAGAGTGACGAGGATGATTTGGTGCAGGTGCAGGAGGACGATGATGAGCAGGAGGATGTCCCCAAAGGTGGCAGGCAATCAAAGCTGCTGAAGGATGTTACCCCGGAATCGGATTATGCATCGGAAGCCAATTATCCGGTAAATGAGGCAAGCGATGACACGGAATCCGATGACGAGGAAGAGCCTGCCAGCACGGTTTACTTTATGAGACTGCCAGCGGCACCAGCCGAGGATACGTATTCCTCCACGGAGGACGAAGATGACAGCGACTTCTTGAACACCACCTACACCTGGAACCTCCGCA contains:
- the LOC119549202 gene encoding uncharacterized protein LOC119549202 isoform X2, with protein sequence MDEDDPMGQFEAGEEKSIVMRVPKPLPPPSDFHPTPLLGSRCWHPIMWQDPPEPPKPKKKKTKTQLDDEGNEVVIELSEDESSDEEEQELPHHRIIRNIRRFFAEVGDNQELRSNTIENMLMALPSASKAK